The Salvelinus sp. IW2-2015 linkage group LG4q.2, ASM291031v2, whole genome shotgun sequence genome includes the window cccccatgcttcactgttgggatggtgttcttcggcttgcaagcatccccatttttcctccaaacataacaatggtcattatggccaaacagttctatttttgtttcatcagaccagaggacatttctccaaaaagtactatctttgtccccatgtgcagttgcaaaccgtagtctggcttttttatggcggctttggagcagtggcttcttccttgttgagcggcatttcaggttatgtcgatatagaactcattttactgtggatatagatacttttttacccgtttcctctagcatcttcacaaggtcatttgctgttgtactgggaatgatttgcacttttcggaccaaagtacattcatctctaggagacagaacgtgtctccttcctgagcggtatgatggctgcgtggtcccatggtgtttttacttgcgtactattgtttgtacagatgaacgtggtaccttcaggcgtttggaaattgctcctaaggatgaaccagacttgtggaggtctacaatttattttctgaggtcttggctgatttcttttgattttcccatgatgtcaagcaaagaggcactgaatttgaaggtaggccttgaaatacatcccacacctccaattgactcaaatgatgtcaattagcctatcagaagcttctaaagccatgacatcattttctggaattttctaagctgtttaaaggcacagtcaacttagtgtatgtcaacttctgacccactggaattgttatacagtgaattaaaagtgaaataatctgtctgttaacaattgttggaaaaatgtgtcatgcacaaagtagatttcctaaccgacttgccaaaactatagtttgttgacaagaaatttgtgaagtggttgaaaaacaagttttaatgactcgaacctaagtatgtaaacttccgacttcaactgtattcttcaagagtcaatggatataatttataaatccagaaatggatgtagcaactacatatTGCCccttttaagtctatcaaaagtgtgcaagtttgagcatgtgtccattaggttagattgagcaataaaagccccacttttattccataggctgggatctgcactatgcagctgttgcaagagtgcTTTTTTcattggctgtccactggtttcaaaaacaatgattaataggcagcttaaacttcttgaattcaaccattattgggttgaaatacacatttagatttatgaacagccatccacaacaaccgcaaatagctaaatgagagagcagcagtgtgattcacatcaatgcgctatgtagatatcaataataagtgatatcggTATCTTCGTAGACTACATCATTACTGTCATctttacctccaagcgtttattcaagttggatcatttttggatgccgacagcagtcgcaccattggaagatatagcttggactgtagcctacaaaagcctattcctgctcttttcctgcgatccagcaaacacatttggtgtgtcatcacagcggtctctgacttgtggtcagactcactcaggtggaacaaacttaaacttgtgccttttttccATGCTGATTTGAGTGTGTCTTAGATTTATTTTCACAAACAtattttctgaatttaaaagtaatcatctagtttttcaaaagtatctataatctGATTTGAATATTTTTGCTGGTAGcataacagattacatgtaatccgttactccccaaccctgtctgttacttgaactctgtgaagcatttatttgtgctgcactCTGAGGTgcagataactctaatgaacgtatcctctgcagcagaggtaactctgggtcttcctttcctgtggccgtcctcatgagagccagtttcatcatagcgcttaatggtttttgcgactgcacttgaagaaactttcaaagttctcaaCATttcccagattgactgaccttcatgtcttaaagtaatgaagaGACTGTCGTTTCTTTTGCTATTTGAGCTgtctttgccataatatggacttggtcttttaccaaatagggctatcttctgtataccacccctaccttgtcaaaacacaactgattggctcaaacgcattaagaaggaaagaaattccacaaattgacttttattaaggcacacctgttaattaaaatgcattccaggtgactacctcatgaagctggttgagataatgccaagagtgtccaaagctttcatcaaggcaaagggaggctactttgaagaatctcaaatataaaatatattttgatttgttaacacttttttggttactacatgtgttatttctacatggttactacatgtgttatttcatcgttttgatgtcttcactattattgtacaatgtagaaaatagtaaatataaagaaaaaccctggaatgagtagatgtgtctaaacttttgactggtactgtatattatacataAATGTGGAATTTGTCTTCTCTTCTGTAAATATATTCTGACCTTACCTCTGACTTTATGGATTTCCTCCCTCCAGGATGAGCTGCATGGCCGGACTCTTCAGGCTTTCACTGTGGATCCGGGTAAGaccaaatctctctctcacacacacacacacacacacacacacacacacacacacacagagagaaaatggTGTAAAGGATCCACACTCACTcagaatcgtgtgtgtgtgtgcgtgtgtagtggACTCATGGGTATCTGACGGTGGATTTGGGCATGCCGGTGTGGGGCTCCTACCTCTCCTTTGCCATGGCAACACTTGTCACTGGGCTGCTGATGGGACTGGTGAGTTACACACTAATAATAATTTCACTATATTATTGTATTACTACTAAACCattaataaacacaaaacacaattttTATGTCACACAAATGTTTTTGAAGGGTACTGAACATGTTGAGTATGTCATTGTTCTGAGAAAGATGCCAAATCGTCTCTCTCTTACAGCCTGCTAGAGTatgtagacacacaaacacacacacttcgatGAGTTTCTCTGCAGTGAAATGTGATCTTATGTAAGAGTGGGAGGATGGCTGCTATTTAAGGACTTGGTAGAGGAGACTGGAGAAGCAGCAGAAGGACAGATGTGTGGGATGCACTCAGCTACTCTTGTGTAACCAGCTGCATTCTACTTAGTTTGGAACTCAACTCCTGCCTACACTGACATTAACCTCTTAACTAATTTAAACTACCTTCATTCTAAACTAGATTATTAACTATagttgtctttattttagtttgacCCTGTCTAACTTCTCTGATCCTGTCTCAACTCTCCCCTCCACTCAACAGAGCTGCTTTAAACTCTTGTCtctatctcattctctctctctctctgtgtgtgtgtgtgtgtgtgtgtgtgtgtgtgtgtgtgtaggtgctggTCCTGGTTGCAGATTGCCTCTGTCCTTCCCGACAGAAGcggaaagaggagagagcaggtgaGAGGATGATCCCACAGAACAAAGCACGTTTGCACATACACAAAGACAGTGTGTTATTAGTGCTCTACAGCGTGTGTTTGTTTCGagcagtgtgtgtgagtatggCGGAGAAGAGGCAAGCGTCGGAGGCAGATGAGGGTGAGGGGTCTAACGAGGAGGAGCcagagacactgagacagaggagaggacaggcaaAACGTACCTCCTAACCAGTGGTTGGAAcctaaattattttccaatcatatcgttctgaacagaaccataatTTTTTTCGTTACATTCCACTGttttccgaccagcaaaataaagttctgaaccagttcgaaccaaataaaagtaacagtttatattgttcctttttaaacctatgaaattgtaaaaaaataaataaacattaaattacttcaccaatcatgcAGTGCAGATAGAGCAGCTTAATATGGAGCAGGCAAGCTATAGCTCAGTGAGTTGTTTACATGCAGCTGAAATTTTGCGGGTGGAGGAGGAAGCTTGGCTtaaagcgctgggcatcttgttatgacatgcattatctgaattaggcccacagaattatacctacggaggagcggcttctttggaggaactttgaatgtctttgaacttcagagatgTCTTAACATTGAACCAGaactagctatagctagctaatgagcttgtgtgtgcagagcggcaccagaattaaaaatacatcttacctttttgtagttaataaatacaatgtgaaatgtgataactatagtatcctaactagcattgaaaaagttaatccattcttctctaattaaaatTCTCTTtccctatcttctgaatcacgcttgtaacgtcagtaggTTACAGCTATGCTTCGGGGGGTTCTGATTCTGCTCCTTGGAAAATGTAGTTATTTTCcgtttttctgttctgttccctgaaccggttccaaggGAAATGTTCCCTTCAGACAGGATGACAAAGACAACAATTTATGCTGAACAAAAAGAGTGATTTGGCTAATGATGGTCATGTGTTTTTACATGTGTATGGGGGGGGTCTGGAAGGTTTCACTTTTCTATTTTCGTCCACTTTTGTtttcatccattttttttttataacattgTCCAATATTCTATGATTATCACAATATAAACTTTATTTTCTTCGATTTGAAATAGTTTTCTATTGTTAAGACTGCCACATGCACACATACCGTTTGAGCTAGTTATGATTCTATTATTGATGGATGACTATGATAATGACTGAGTGTTGTTGCCATGTGAGGAGGCCCCGCCATCCTTGATAATGGATAATTTAATcaccaaaataaacatttttatacaAAGGCCTCTTTACTGTCTAGTTATGGTTCCCATCTcctgtctgtgctgtgtggacaGTGTTATCATATATAACAGTTGTGGGGTGAAGGGTCAGGGTTgcttaaatgtgtgtgtggtgtgtgtgtgttgtgtgtgtgtggtgtgtgtgtgtgttgtgtgtgtgtgtgtgtgggagggagggattgaGTGGGAAGCAGGGCTGTGTAAACCTGGGGTTAATGATTGCTGGTGGTCAGATGATCAGAGAGGAAAGACTtgggggtgtctgtgtgtgacagcAGTCAGAGAggactatgtgtgtgtggatcAAGTCGTGTTAGAGTTAGTCAGcctgtatgtgttatttcgtatGTGGATCaaagtgtgcatttgtgtgttagtctgtgtgtgtgtgtagtcatgtCTGAGAAGTTAGTGTGTGTGGCTGACTATGAGTCTATGGCCAAGAGAGTTCTACCAAAAGCTGTGTTTGACTACTACTGCTCTGGAGCCGACCAGCAAGAGACCTTGGCAGATAACACTGCTGCTTTCTCCAGGTAACTAGCACATACACTTGCCTATGCGGAGTCTCCAGAAAACGCTAacatccggttttcagggatacagtattttcagCCTAACTTCCGTTTCCCCTGAAAAACGGAAGTGGGAactttttacgcctgctacgttaggttacacatacacagacacacactgctgTTTTCTCCAGGTAACATGAACACGCACGTTCAATGTGGAGAATCAAACCTAGTTGTAACATTGCAACCAGACAACAAGGCTTCATACAACACTAGTGTAGAATACTGCAGCTCACTGCATCACACACACCGTTTACTTAAGATCTGCACAGATTATGTTCTCCATCATCATCTCATAGAATATGTTAGTGAGGTGAGTTAGAAGTGTTTTTAGGGTGTTTCAGTGCTGTTCACTGTTTATTTCCAGCTGTTTTAGGCAGACAATATCCTAGAAACCACCACAGTAGTTTAATAATTGACTCACCACCTCACTTCAACTCAAAGTCCTGTTCAACGTCTGACACAGCACTTGTTTACACCAGATCACTTCTCTGTGTGTATAGGTGGCGTTTGTTCCCTAGGGTACTGAGGGATGTGTCCAGCGTGGATCTGAGTGTTAGTGTTTTAGGTCAGCGAATcagcatgcctgtgtgtgtcggGGCAACCGCAATGCAGAGGATGGCCCACCCTGACGGAGAGACGGCCACCGCCAGAGGtatgtgtgcgcgcacacacacacacacacacacacacacacttccagcctcttgtgtatactgtatgtgtgtaataaAGCTCCATCTCCTAGCAACCagagcggcagggacagggatgATGCTGAGTTCCTGGGCCACCTCTACCATAGAGGAAGTGAGGTCATCAGCTGGCGACGGCCTGCTCTGGATGCAGGTGGAGTACTGCTAGATATAGGTTTTGATTACATCACAGTTTACATCACCGGTCTGGTGAACATCTATGACCTATATATATAATCCGTACAGCTGTACATCTATAAGGACCGCGACCTCACCCTGTCATTGGTGCGCCGGGCTGAAGAGGCGGGGTATAAGGCCATCTTTGTTACCGTGGATACGCCCTACCTCGGAAAGAGACGAGACGACGTGCGCAACCGCTTTAAACTTCCCCCTCACCTGAAGTAGGAACCAAAAACACACTCATCACCACACCATATACACAGAAACATACTTCATCAAATAACATATTGTTTAAGCTTACCTcttatttgagtgtgtgtgtgtgtgtgtgtgtgtgtgtgtgtgcgtgtgtaggatGACTAACTTTGGTTCGGCAGAGCTGGCGTTCTCCAGTGCTGAGGGTTACGGTGAGGACAGTGGGCTGGCTATCTATGTCGCTCAGGCTATCGACCCTACTCTCTGCTGGGAACACATTGCTTGGCTGAAGAAAAACACACACCTCCCTGTGGTCGTCAAAGGTGTCCTGAGAggtgacacacaacacacgccaCATAATGATAAGGCAGGTTTAAGTTTCATGGCAGAGAAGTAGTAACATGTCTATACATCTATATCTACCCTTCTTCCCTCCAGCTGAAGATGCGTTAGAAGCACTTATCCACGGTGTAGATGGGATCCTGGTATCTAACCACGGAGCAAGGCAGCTAGACGGGGTCCCAGCTACGGTGAGggagcccaacacacacactcttcagtaATATTTCACTTCTTGACCTGTGACATATGTTATGTGTGTAGCTGGATGTGCTGTCTGAGGTGGTGTCAGCAGTAGCAGGGAGGTGTGAGGTGTACCTTGacggaggggtgaggagagggacagacGTCCTGAAGGCCTTAGCTCTGGGGGCTACTGCTGTCTTCCTCGGACGGCCTGTACTCTGGGGGCTTGCCTGCCAggtaccactgtgtgtgtgtgcagataatGCAAGGACCATATGTGGTTGTTTTGCCtgctgctaaataactaaaatgtcaaAATGTGTGTTTGTAGGGGGAGCAGGGTGTCAGTGATGTTCTGGAGCTCATGAGAGATGAGCTACACCTGGCGATGGCCCTGGCAGGTAACCATGGATAATTAACCTACTCTGGCCATTTCCTCCTCACATTGCCTTTCCTCCTTGTCGACTAATtctcaacctctcctctcctttatctgAGTTCAGAGGTAAAGGTTGAACCTTGTGTTTTGTCTGCAGGATGTTGTTCGCTGGCAGAGGTTAACAGATCCCTCGTCAGAAGACCTGAATTCACCTCCAGAATCTGAAGAAGCCGATACACGCAAATTGGGTTTGAAGGCACCAGCCATGTAACACCTGGATAAATGAATTTAATCAATTAGTAAATCGTAGTAATTCTCACTGCTTTTCGATAGTTTCCAGAGCACTACGAATTGGATGTAAAATACTCATGACTGTCCGAAATGACTATCACCACCTGATGTAATTTGAAGCATCATTAAATCATGTTTCTTTCCAATATTACTGGTGTTGGGGTTTTACTAGCCTTGCGCATCCAAATCTCATCTCACTGAAGTCTCGGTTTACGAGATTAGGGTTTGACTAACTCTGCTGTATTGACAAAGTCACCAAACGAGGAGACTGAACTAATGGCAAAATATCAAGAGTCAATCTGATAAAACAGCTGAAGTGACTTCAGTAGACCAGCAGGTGTCACTAACAGCTTTGACACGTAAACCTTTTTGGTACAATTGGTTGCAATGTTGAAAACCTTGGAAAGCTTTGTTTCCGCATTACACACACGCTTACATTTCCCGCCACACAGTCTTGCAGAATCCTGATCCTCTTTACAGACCATACTAGCAATCTAAACAAGGAGTTGACGATTTAATCACATTCAGATACAAAACTGTCAATCTGCCAGGATGGTTCCCATGGCAATACAGGGTTAATAAATACACGCTCACAAGAGTTCATTTTGGAGTTTACACAAGTATGGATGTGTTCAACTTGAGTCCTCTGGCAGACCGGTGGGTGCAGCAAGCGTGTTACGTTGCAACAGTTACTTGGTGTTGCGGAGTTCAGTTTGCGCTGTTGAGTTGCCATGATTACTTAGTGCTGTTGAGCACCGCAAGAGTCTTCATGCCGTAGTGACAGTAGCTGTAGCCTGACACAGTCGTCGTTACCTGTGTGATATACCTGCACACACAAAAGCAGTattaccaacacacacaacagaaacaaTGTACCATTAAGATTTCCAGTGTGTAGtctgcagaaacagactggctatggtgtgtgtttgtgtattaacGTAGGGTCTGCAGGAGCGGACTGTCTGAAGTGAAAGACAGATGAGGCCAACGATGCTGCTACCAGGAAGAGCTGGATCGCTGTGTTCACCTGCATGCACATAAGCACACAACACATGACTAACCAACTAGACAAATGAATGAGGACTGTTGTTTAACTTGTGTATGACGCACGTGTGTATTTCCCCTTATTTTTCTTCCTACATTTTCACGATTtaaatgcatataggggaaacactggtgtgtgtgaggtacagagactTACCTTACTGAGGGTGGTGGGTTTGAGCTGTGCTGTAGCAGGGGTTTAaaaacgtacacacacagacaaagagacagagagagcgagatgtaGTATAAACAGAGAAACGCCACAGATCTAAACATAACAGTACTGGACACACTCCCATCCATCTCCTTGTTCATGTATTCTGACCGATGGACTAGTGTCCATGACAGGCCTGAACCAGCCTGCTATGTGTGTATGACTTACAGGAGGGGAGACAGTCTTGTATCTGACGTAGGAAACAGCAGCAATCAGATCGACGTCTCTGATAATCACCAACGCTGTCAGGggaggtgagaacacacacagtcagaagaGCACAAAATGAACAACTAATTATTTGGTTCTCTCCCTCTACGGCGATTGTGTGGACATCgattccggcgccgacagagatggccgcctcactTCGCGCTCCTAGGAaattatgcagtattttgtttttttacgtgttttttcttacattgttactccaggtaatcttaggttttattacatacagtcgggaggaactattggatataagagcaacgtcaactcaccaacagtacgaccaggaatacgactttcccgaagcggatcctctgttttgcctaccacccaggacaatggatcggatcccagcccgCGAACCAAAAccacgacgccgtaaaaggggcagacgaagcggtcttctggtcaggctccagaGACGGCCACATCgcacaccgctcccgagcatactactcgccaatgtccagtctcttgacaacaaggtagatgaaatccgggcaagggtagcattccagagagacataagagactaacgttctttgcttcacggaaacatggctcactcgagacacgctatcggagtcggtacagccagctggtttcttcacgcattgcgcgacagaaacaagcatctttctggtaagaaaaagggagggggggtatgccttatgattaacgagacgtggtgtgatcataacaacatacaggaactcaagtccttctgttcacttgacttagaattcctcacaattaaatgccgaCCGATctattatctaccaagagaattctcttcaattaTAATCACatccgcatatattcccccccaagcagacacatcgatggccctgaacaaacttaatttgactatgtaaactggaaaccacatatcccgaggctgcattcattgtagctggggattttaacaaggctaatctgaaaacaagactccctaaattctatgagcatatcgattgtgcaaccagggctggtaaaaccctggatcattgttattctaacttccacgacgcatataaggccctcccccgccctcctttcggaaaagctgaccacgactccattttgttgctcccagcctatagacagaaactaagaCAGGAAGcgcccgcgctcaggtctgttcaacactggtccgaccaatctgattccacgcttcaagattgcttcgatcacgtagactgggatatgttccgcattgcgtcaaacaacattgacgaataagctgatttggtgagcgagtttattagcaagtgcatcggtgatgttgtacccacagcttttattaaaacattccccaaccagaaaccatggattgatggcagcattcacgcgaaccactgcttttaatcagggcaaggtgtcccggaaacatgaccgaatacaaacagtgtggctattccctccgcaaggcaatcaaacaagctcagcgtcagtatagagacaaagtagagtcgcaattcaacggctcagacacgagaggtatgtggcagggtctacagtcaatcacggattacaaaaagaaaaccagctccagcgcggaccaggatgtcttgctgccagacagactaaacaacttctttgctcgctttgaggacaatacagtgccacggcccgctaccaaaacctgtggactctccttcactgcagccgatgtaagtaaaacatttaagcgcGTTAACCCTCGcgaggctgcaggcccagacggcatccccagcaacgtcctcagagtatgcgcagaccagctggctggtgtgtttacggacatattcaatcaatccttatcccagtctgctgttcccacatgcttcaagagggccaccattgttcctgttcccaagaaagctaaggtaactgagctaaacgactaccgccccgtagcactcacttccgtcatcatgaagtgctttgagagactagtcaaggaccatatcacctccaccctacctgacaccctagacccactccaaggtgcttaccgccccaataggtccacagacgacgcaatcgcaaccacactacacactgccctaacccatctggacaagaggaatacctatgtgagaatgctgtcatcgactacagctcagcatttaacaccatagtaccctccaaactcgtcatcaagctcgagaccctgggtctcgaccccgccctgtgcaactgggtactggacttcctgacgggccgcccccaggtggtgagggtaggtaacaacatctccaccccgctgatcctcaacactggggccccacaagggtgcgttctgagccctctcctgtactccctgttcacccacgccaccaactcaatcatcaagtttgcagacgacactacagtggtacgcttgattgccaacaacgacgagacggcctacagggaggaggtgagggccctcggagtgtggtgtcaggaaaataacctcacactcaacgtcaacaaaaacaaaggagatgatcgtggacttcaggaaacagcagagggagcaccccctatccacatcaacgggacagtagtggagagggtagtaagttttaagtcctcggcgtacacatcacggacaaactgaattggtccacccacagacagcgtgatgaagaaggcgcagcagcgcctcttcaacctcaggaggctgaagaaattcggctgtcaccaaaagcactcaaactttacagatgcacaatcgagagcatcctgtcgggctgtatcaccgcctgtacggcaactgc containing:
- the hao1 gene encoding 2-Hydroxyacid oxidase 1 isoform X1 translates to MSEKLVCVADYESMAKRVLPKAVFDYYCSGADQQETLADNTAAFSRWRLFPRVLRDVSSVDLSVSVLGQRISMPVCVGATAMQRMAHPDGETATARATRAAGTGMMLSSWATSTIEEVRSSAGDGLLWMQLYIYKDRDLTLSLVRRAEEAGYKAIFVTVDTPYLGKRRDDVRNRFKLPPHLKMTNFGSAELAFSSAEGYGEDSGLAIYVAQAIDPTLCWEHIAWLKKNTHLPVVVKGVLRAEDALEALIHGVDGILVSNHGARQLDGVPATLDVLSEVVSAVAGRCEVYLDGGVRRGTDVLKALALGATAVFLGRPVLWGLACQGEQGVSDVLELMRDELHLAMALAGCCSLAEVNRSLVRRPEFTSRI
- the hao1 gene encoding 2-Hydroxyacid oxidase 1 isoform X2 — protein: MSEKLVCVADYESMAKRVLPKAVFDYYCSGADQQETLADNTAAFSRWRLFPRVLRDVSSVDLSVSVLGQRISMPVCVGATAMQRMAHPDGETATARATRAAGTGMMLSSWATSTIEEVRSSAGDGLLWMQLYIYKDRDLTLSLVRRAEEAGYKAIFVTVDTPYLGKRRDDVRNRFKLPPHLKMTNFGSAELAFSSAEGYGEDSGLAIYVAQAIDPTLCWEHIAWLKKNTHLPVVVKGVLRAEDALEALIHGVDGILVSNHGARQLDGVPATGEQGVSDVLELMRDELHLAMALAGCCSLAEVNRSLVRRPEFTSRI